The proteins below are encoded in one region of Petrotoga miotherma DSM 10691:
- a CDS encoding TIGR00153 family protein: MKLFFGKKEEKVIKLFSKHLEKVEEGVNFLTELVELYVTNDMEKSEELSKQISKIESEADTLRRKTESEMYEGAFLPNFRGELLELIEAVDKVMNKTQTVSEILVFQKPKIPKDFRENFLEQCGLVKKTYKFLKKSIENVFENIEKSGEYIQKVELHEHEEDILEKDLIRRLFEIDNLELSEKLQLKDLFLQIGDIADRAEDASDKLEIIVLKRNIK, encoded by the coding sequence ATGAAGCTTTTTTTTGGAAAAAAGGAAGAAAAAGTAATAAAACTTTTTTCTAAACATTTAGAAAAAGTCGAAGAAGGAGTAAACTTTCTCACAGAATTAGTAGAATTGTATGTAACGAATGATATGGAAAAATCTGAAGAATTGTCAAAACAAATATCTAAGATAGAAAGCGAAGCTGACACATTAAGAAGAAAAACTGAAAGTGAAATGTATGAAGGAGCCTTTTTGCCAAATTTTAGAGGAGAGCTTTTAGAATTAATAGAAGCAGTTGATAAGGTTATGAATAAAACACAAACCGTTTCAGAAATCTTGGTTTTTCAAAAGCCAAAAATCCCCAAGGATTTTAGAGAAAATTTTTTAGAACAATGTGGATTGGTAAAGAAAACCTATAAATTCTTGAAAAAGTCTATAGAAAACGTATTCGAAAATATAGAAAAAAGTGGTGAATATATTCAAAAAGTTGAATTACACGAACATGAAGAAGATATCTTAGAGAAAGATTTAATAAGAAGATTGTTTGAAATAGATAATCTTGAATTATCCGAAAAATTGCAGTTAAAAGATCTTTTTTTACAAATAGGAGATATCGCTGATAGGGCTGAAGATGCTTCTGATAAATTAGAAATTATAGTCTTAAAAAGAAATATTAAATAA
- a CDS encoding S-layer homology domain-containing protein, translating to MKKVGIVFLFLFLALGVFSQSFKDVPINHWAYDAVERLSSIGIIEGYPDGTFKGLENMNRYQLTVALSRTIDYVEQSMVEPLAQNLANLEKTVSSLSVPQGVSSSELQQLQTKLNSVTSDLSSLQSSVSRLDSSVKELQNSYELLGYATTKIDELERTVNAISVPAVSETDIRNLDSRVTSLENTVESLNSNYQNLSQTVANYDQEIQSLKNSVGTLENSFSSVNQDLERLNALTANLNSKIDSKVDKTDFTSLKNDTDELSVQLSNNSESISELSQNLQTVQSSVNQLSQEVTDVKQIAEGAGGGVNFLDIIISVVISAGLSFAIMNFM from the coding sequence GTGAAAAAGGTAGGTATTGTGTTTCTATTTTTATTTTTGGCTTTAGGAGTATTTTCGCAATCTTTTAAAGATGTTCCCATCAATCACTGGGCCTATGACGCAGTTGAAAGACTTTCTAGTATTGGCATAATTGAGGGTTACCCCGATGGTACTTTTAAAGGATTAGAAAACATGAACAGGTATCAACTGACTGTCGCCTTGTCCAGAACGATTGATTACGTTGAACAAAGCATGGTTGAACCTTTAGCCCAAAATTTAGCAAATCTGGAAAAGACTGTAAGTAGTTTATCTGTACCACAAGGGGTTTCATCATCAGAATTACAACAACTTCAAACAAAATTAAACTCTGTTACAAGTGATCTTTCTAGTCTTCAGAGCTCCGTTTCGAGGTTGGATAGTTCGGTGAAGGAACTACAGAATTCTTATGAGTTGCTTGGTTATGCTACCACAAAGATAGATGAATTAGAAAGAACGGTTAACGCCATATCCGTGCCTGCTGTAAGTGAAACTGACATTAGGAACTTAGATAGCAGAGTTACCAGTTTGGAAAACACCGTTGAAAGTCTGAATAGTAATTATCAAAATCTTTCTCAAACGGTGGCTAATTACGATCAAGAAATACAGTCGTTAAAGAATTCAGTTGGTACTTTAGAAAACTCTTTTTCTAGTGTCAACCAAGATTTGGAGAGATTAAACGCTTTAACGGCTAACTTGAATTCGAAGATAGATTCTAAAGTTGATAAAACTGATTTTACCTCGTTAAAAAACGATACTGACGAATTGAGTGTTCAATTAAGTAACAATTCCGAATCTATTTCTGAATTATCACAAAACTTACAAACCGTTCAAAGCAGTGTCAACCAGCTATCTCAAGAGGTCACAGATGTAAAACAAATAGCTGAAGGTGCTGGTGGAGGAGTGAACTTCTTAGATATTATTATCTCGGTGGTAATTTCCGCAGGTTTATCCTTTGCTATAATGAACTTTATGTAA
- the aspS gene encoding aspartate--tRNA ligase has translation MFQKRTHTCGELNENDIDKIVVLNGWIDRIRDLGGIIFVLIRDRYGKTQAVFDSSDNNTLYQKALKLKNEYVVSIQGKVRPRPEKDRNLNMFTGDIEILATNLEILSESETPPIYVNIEEDISENLRLKYRYLDLRKERMQKNIIVRHKVMKSTRDTLSAEGFLEIDTPYLTKSTPEGARDFLVPSRLRPGNFYALPQSPQLFKQLLMVSGFDKYFQIARCFRDEDFRADRQPEFTQIDIEQSFVEKEDIFALTEKLIKEIFKKSINYKGLETPFPKYTYDEVIQKYGSDKPDIRYGMEFIDLTAYFQNTETNFIKNGIDKGLILKGFVVPDRADNFSRKKFDNLTEFAKEQGSSGLIWIAFDKEIRSNIKKAAAKEINILVERGIMKEGDVLFAILEETDKIDQILGQLRIKMIKEEFEKKSGFSIIWVTDFPMFSWNEEEQRIVAEHHPFTMPNLDDLAKYENKDPLKIKSQSYDLVINGYEIASGSIRIHKKDVQEKVFDVLGLSKEEAQEKFGFLLEAFKYGAPPHGGIAIGMDRLVSILVGEESIKEVIAFPKTASGTDPMTNAPSEVSEKQLEELHLALKKINESEKQNDSKS, from the coding sequence TTGTTCCAAAAAAGAACTCACACTTGTGGGGAATTAAACGAAAACGATATAGATAAGATCGTTGTTTTAAACGGCTGGATAGATAGGATTCGTGATTTAGGAGGAATAATCTTTGTTTTGATAAGAGATAGATACGGTAAAACTCAGGCGGTTTTTGATTCAAGCGATAACAATACGCTTTATCAAAAAGCCTTAAAATTAAAAAATGAATACGTTGTTTCTATTCAAGGAAAAGTTAGACCACGTCCTGAAAAAGATAGAAACCTAAATATGTTTACTGGGGATATTGAAATACTTGCAACAAATTTAGAAATACTTTCTGAATCTGAAACACCGCCAATATACGTCAACATAGAAGAGGATATTTCAGAAAATTTGAGGTTAAAATATAGATATTTGGACTTGAGAAAAGAACGAATGCAAAAGAACATAATAGTTAGACACAAGGTTATGAAAAGCACAAGAGATACGCTAAGCGCTGAAGGTTTCTTGGAAATTGATACCCCTTACTTAACAAAATCAACACCAGAAGGTGCAAGAGATTTTTTGGTTCCTTCTAGATTAAGACCAGGCAATTTTTACGCCTTGCCTCAATCTCCACAACTTTTCAAACAACTACTGATGGTATCAGGTTTTGATAAATATTTTCAAATAGCTCGCTGTTTTAGAGATGAAGATTTTAGAGCTGATAGACAACCCGAATTCACACAGATTGATATAGAGCAATCTTTTGTTGAAAAAGAGGATATATTTGCATTAACTGAAAAATTAATTAAAGAAATATTCAAAAAGTCTATAAATTACAAAGGATTAGAGACCCCCTTTCCAAAATACACCTATGATGAAGTGATACAAAAATATGGTTCAGATAAACCTGATATACGGTATGGTATGGAATTTATCGACCTAACAGCATATTTTCAAAATACAGAAACTAATTTTATAAAAAATGGGATAGATAAAGGTCTTATATTAAAAGGTTTTGTTGTCCCTGATAGGGCTGACAATTTTTCCAGAAAAAAATTTGATAACCTCACAGAGTTCGCAAAAGAACAAGGAAGCTCTGGTTTGATATGGATCGCTTTTGACAAGGAAATAAGATCAAATATAAAAAAAGCTGCAGCTAAAGAGATTAATATCTTAGTAGAACGTGGTATAATGAAAGAAGGTGACGTTTTATTCGCTATTTTAGAAGAAACAGATAAAATAGACCAGATTTTAGGACAATTGAGGATAAAAATGATCAAAGAAGAGTTCGAAAAAAAATCTGGGTTCAGTATAATTTGGGTTACTGATTTTCCAATGTTTTCTTGGAATGAGGAAGAGCAAAGAATCGTAGCAGAGCATCACCCCTTTACTATGCCCAATTTAGATGATTTAGCTAAATACGAGAATAAAGACCCTTTAAAAATCAAATCTCAATCTTATGATCTTGTAATAAATGGTTATGAAATCGCAAGTGGTAGCATTAGGATACACAAAAAAGATGTACAAGAAAAGGTGTTTGATGTTTTAGGCTTGAGTAAAGAAGAGGCACAAGAGAAATTTGGCTTCTTATTAGAAGCTTTTAAATATGGTGCTCCTCCTCACGGAGGTATAGCAATTGGAATGGATAGATTGGTGAGCATACTGGTAGGAGAAGAATCCATAAAAGAGGTTATTGCATTCCCAAAAACAGCTTCTGGGACCGATCCCATGACCAATGCTCCATCAGAAGTCAGCGAAAAACAATTGGAAGAATTACACCTCGCTTTGAAAAAAATAAACGAGAGTGAGAAGCAAAATGACTCAAAAAGCTAA